In the genome of Phlebotomus papatasi isolate M1 chromosome 2, Ppap_2.1, whole genome shotgun sequence, one region contains:
- the LOC129802624 gene encoding CCAAT/enhancer-binding protein zeta, whose product MENEGKKWFEEVKKYNSGEIVELSEEELSELTSTCESTFNKNFNNLQKKNPSDAKWLQTALHRGTLRDRANAGTLLFQSNPLGNLSALDVLIGLTKAANKSSVDVVDVITDLFMSSILPSNRKLIAMDQRGSDWKNLKGDKNLEKSFMEKVYTYWHFEAELKQRYFTFLQNLEGILKSGQEVHKCLAIVCAAKLLIHSPEKEAMLLSMIVNKMGDPTVKVAAKAQYHLTEVANKHPNMCGVIVKEAERVIFRPNISERAQHVTLTFLAEIATLCSVEVARKLTNICFSFFKILVDKGMVNNRTMQAILRCLRRSVAAAAEDNKATMNPLSEELQNIIYRLIHFAEIRIAIQALGLLLQVMITCASIKRDRFYTALYRKIVSMELTTMTHKWSAQFLYIVHRAVAIDHDIPRAQAFLKRLLQITFYLPSQMTCGVFVIIQKILQERPELNRIQEKPTAEDIAKNKAKAQLYDSDSEHYSDADEDSSQKPKKLTKKKSKSSESWCHVDINGIKKEDEEKKPKINRLPLNYDPFYRNPAGAGAQYEPFVELLRFSEHFHPTVQKFVECVLERRKNTYYGDPLVDFSLTQFLDRFAFKNPKKKSDKEVHSVVQKAYQKSREYKPLGSRGQPIKAISEENCTENERFIFEFLKKRRELRGAEEEEGSESDGSVDDDEFEAYLDSLGPKTSEKNLDVDYMKELNEGEVKKGKGKKRKSEGDEESDAEKEENDWEDAGGSDIDNSSDDDLSLGDDSDDLDEAMEFSSSDEEDESGDESGKKGKTLKMLNDKEFRRKLKEKADMSSLFAAADDFADILEESSKLKNHGTLGEIANKDKSSEKQMQWEQTRNKNSKKRAFKAHKKFKPSGKVGKKRK is encoded by the exons atggaaaatgagggaaaaaagtgGTTTGAAGAG GTGAAAAAGTACAATTCCGGTGAAATTGTGGAGTTGAGTGAGGAGGAACTCAGCGAACTCACATCAACGTGCGAATCAACATTCAACAAGAATTTCAACAATCTTCAGAAAA AGAATCCATCTGATGCTAAATGGCTTCAGACAGCTCTGCATCGTGGAACTTTGAGAGATAGAGCCAATGCAGGAACGCTTCTGTTTCAGAGCAATCCTCTGGGCAATTTGTCAGCTCTGGATGTCCTCATTGGGCTCACAAAAGCCGCAAATAAGTCCAGTGTAGATGTAGTTGATGTCATTACAGATCTCTTTATGTCTTCCATTCTGCCGAGCAATAGAAAACTCATTGCAATGGATCAACGTGGAAGTGATTGGAAGAATTTGAAAGGAGATAAGAACCTAGAGAAAAGTTTCATGGAGAAGGTTTACACGTACTGGCATTTTGAGGCCGAACTGAAGCAGCGTTATTTCACATTTCTGCAGAACTTGGAGGGTATTCTGAAAAGTGGTCAGGaagttcataaatgtttggcTATTGTTTGTGCTGCAAAGCTCCTGATTCACAGTCCTGAGAAGGAAGCAATGTTGCTGTCGATGATTGTAAATAAAATGGGAGACCCAACGGTGAAGGTAGCTGCAAAGGCACAGTATCATCTCACAGAAGTGGCCAATAAGCATCCAAATATGTGTGGGGTGATTGTCAAGGAAGCTGAGCGAGTTATCTTCCGGCCAAACATTTCAGAACGCGCACAGCATGTCACTCTGACGTTCTTGGCTGAAATAGCTACTTTGTGTTCTGTGGAAGTGGCCCGGAAGCTCACAAACATTTGCTTCTCCTTCTTCAAAATCCTCGTGGACAAGGGCATGGTCAATAATCGGACAATGCAGGCTATTCTGCGGTGTCTCAGGAGATCTGTTGCAGCTGCAGCTGAAGACAATAAAGCCACCATGAATCCCCTTAGCGAAGAACTCCAGAACATCATCTATCGCTTGATCCATTTTGCTGAGATCCGGATTGCCATCCAGGCTCTTGGGCTGTTGCTCCAAGTCATGATCACCTGTGCAAGTATCAAACGGGATCGCTTCTACACAGCTCTCTACCGGAAAATTGTCTCCATGGAGCTCACGACAATGACACACAAATGGTCAGCGCAGTTTCTCTACATTGTTCATCGAGCTGTGGCCATTGATCATGATATCCCACGAGCTCAGGCTTTTCTTAAGCGTCTTCTGCAGATCACTTTCTACCTCCCATCCCAAATGACATGTGGAGTCTTTGTGATAATCCAAAAAATCCTGCAGGAGCGTCCGGAACTCAATAGAATCCAAGAGAAGCCCACAGCAGAAGATATTGCAAAGAATAAGGCCAAGGCGCAGCTCTACGATAGCGATTCTGAGCACTATTCCGATGCAGATGAAGATTCCTCGCAGAAGCCCAAGAAACTGACTAAGAAAAAATCCAAAAGCAGTGAATCATGGTGCCATGTTGATATCAATGGGATCAAGAAGGAGGATGAGGAGAAAAAGCCAAAAATCAATAGGCTACCGCTCAATTACGATCCATTCTACAGGAATCCAGCTGGAGCTGGAGCACAGTATGAGCCTTTTGTGGAATTACTGAGATTCTCAGAGCATTTTCATCCCACTGTGCAGAAGTTCGTGGAGTGCGTCTTGGAAA GACGCAAGAATACTTACTACGGAGATCCTCTTGTAGATTTTTCTCTGACACAATTTCTCGATCGGTTTGCttttaaaaatcccaaaaagaagAGTGACAAAGAGGTGCATTCAGTTGTACAGAAAGCTTATCAGAAGAGTCGTGAGTACAAGCCATTGGGAAGTCGAGGGCAGCCAATTAAGGCAATATCTGAGGAAAATTGTACGGAAAATGAAAGATTCATCTTTGAATTTCTCAAAAAGCGCCGAGAATTGCGTGGAGCAGAGGAGGAGGAAGGCTCAGAATCTGATGGATCGGTTGATGATGATGAATTTGAGGCATATCTCGATAGTTTGGGCCCCAAGACATCTGAAAAGAATCTGGATGTTGACTATATGAAGGAATTAAATGAGGGAGAGGTGAAGAAGGGGAAAGGAAAGAAGAGGAAATCCGAAGGAGATGAAGAGAGTGATGCTGAAAAGGAAGAAAATGATTGGGAAGACGCAGGAGGATCGGATATTGATAATTCTTCTGATGATGATTTATCACTGGGTGATGATAGTGACGATTTGGATGAAGCAATGGAATTCTCTTCAAGTGATGAAGAGGATGAGTCTGGAGATGAAAGTGGGAAGAAGGGCAAAACACTGAAGATGCTGAATGATAAGGAATTCAGGAGAAAGTTGAAAGAAAAAGCGGATATGTCTTCACTGTTTGCGGCTGCGGATGATTTTGCTGATATTCTCGAGGAGAGTAGTAAATTGAAGAATCACGGAACTCTCGGGGAAATAGCCAACAAGGATAAATCTTCGGAAAAGCAAATGCAGTGGGAGCAAACACGCAACAAGAACTCCAAAAAGAGAGCCTTCAAAGCCCATAAAAAGTTTAAGCCCAGCGGAAAGGTCGGCAAGAAACGAAAGTAA
- the LOC129802630 gene encoding zinc finger protein 354A-like, which produces MNQVCRFCGSSNPDTVNILESPSVMTNVEVCLARKVSMGDKLPVTCCSSCRDTLETFANFVSMANATEKRLLELREIPKQIQKLPDVTAKVVHQKYEKRKGSDGLNKKQEKGVVKRDVTTIVKKLSGRSDLTMVKIGPPSSSASGTVEKKVPIITNAPSSFLCMGCRERFDSFDALSNHMKTPGQCKKINIYKCNTCNKIFDKRKKYYQHSLSHRDRSSFVCDQCGKTYNNRFNLENHKSSIHGDAVEESDSAIYRCRLCSQQFTNRNELFRHIEAHGSPSRQSHLCDRCGKCFASQEALKSHSAIHTNGYVCTKCGQDFIRKASLVQHECSKSPQKNTAAS; this is translated from the exons ATGAATCAAGTGTGCCGCTTTTGCGGCTCTTCTAATCCAGATACCGTGAATATCCTTGAAAGTCCTTCAGTGATGACAAATGTTGAAGTGTGCTTGGCCAGGAAG GTGTCCATGGGGGATAAGCTACCAGTAACATGTTGTTCCAGTTGTCGCGATACCCTCGAGACATTTGCCAATTTTGTCTCTATGGCTAATGCAACGgaaaaacgtcttctggaactCCGGGAAATACCGAAACAGATACAGAAACTTCCTGATGTCACAGCTAAAGTTGTGCATCAGAAATATGAGAAGAGGAAAGGATCAGATGGTCTGAATAAGAAGCAGGAGAAGGGTGTTGTAAAGCGGGATGTTACAACGATTGTAAAGAAACTGTCTGGACGTTCTGACCTTACCATGGTAAAAATTGGACCTCCGAGTTCTTCTGCTTCTGGGACTGTAGAGAAGAAAGTCCCAATAATTACGAATGCCCCTTCGTCTTTTCTCTGTATGGGTTGCCGGGAGAGATTTGACTCATTCGATGCCCTGTCGAACCATATGAAGACACCTGGACAGTGCAAGAAGATTAACATCTATAAATGCAATACCTGCAACAAAATTTTCGACAAACGAAAGAAATACTATCAGCATAGCTTGAGTCATCGTGATCGAAGCTCATTCGTTTGTGATCAATGTGGTAAAACCTACAATAATCGCTTCAATCTGGAGAATCACAAATCTTCCATCCATGGAGATGCCGTGGAGGAGAGCGATAGTGCAATCTATAGATGTCGACTTTGTTCTCAGCAATTCACCAATAGAAATGAACTTTTTAGGCATATTGAAGCTCATGGTAGTCCCTCCCGCCAATCCCATCTCTGTGACAGATGCGGAAAATGCTTCGCCTCCCAGGAAGCTCTTAAATCTCACAGTGCCATTCACACAAATGGGTACGTGTGCACCAAATGTGGTCAGGATTTCATTAGGAAAGCCTCACTTGTGCAGCATGAATGTTCCAAGTCTCCCCAAAAAAATACAGCAGCCAGTTAA